The nucleotide window TCTGGTTTCATCTTCCTACATGTGAGAATTTTCAAAAACTAGACTGTGGTATACCGTGCTAACAGACTATCAGCAAACTGATGAAAGTCGATTTTAGCATTGAACCAATTGCGCTCCATGTAGCAGTGCTAGTACTGAGAACAGTACAAGCGTACTATCCGCCAGTCAACGAGGGAACAACATAACGGGTCTGATATGATAATTAAACAATTGAAAGTCCAGATCGTAAACAAGCTggatttgtttcattattttgggtgaaacagttttatatgcatttatCATTGCCTGTTGTCGTTGCTCTTTTCGTTGTTCTGCGGTAGGTGGATTTTGGTGGTAAGCCTCCATGGCCATCTTTAAAAATCCTTCACGAGTCGTGTTTTCATTGATGCGCTGTTCAGGAAAGCCCTGAGAAGTATGGATGTAGCCTTGGTTTATGTATGATGTCCACATTCTCCGACAAAAGTCTTTACGGGACATGCACTTAGCAACTTTACTCCAGGACATGTCAATTGTCTGGTTCATGCCATCGCGTGCTACCATTTCCTTCGTTGTTGTTAGGTTCACCAATCCGCTGATGCCAACTGTGTCCATCACGTAGTCCCTGTCATCGGAGAAGGTTTCCTGCTTACCGATGATGTGGTAATCAAATGTACACGGGTGACAGAGTTTGCTGATGGGATACCAGTGTTCATCTCCACCTTTAACCACTGGACTACTGGATACCTTAAGGGCATACCTTAAGAATTCTTCAAAAGTTAAGTCATGGCCACATAGTCGAGAATGCCTTGTCGCGTTTCTTCGCACTAATCCCATTATTTTGCGTCCATTCGAATACCAAAAGTCGCCGAGATAAAATTTATCCACATAAGCAGAATATAGCCTGGAATATGGATCTCGGGCAAACATCACGCGAGTGGCTTCAGACAAGAATTTATAGGCGGCATCAAATCTTGGAATCTTCAAAACGGAATCGACCACATTTTCCTTATGAGCTTGATTCTTGGTAAACTCAAATatatttgtcttgtttttttgtaaagCTAGAAACAGTCTTTTCCAAAAGGTGCAGCCCACTTTGGGCACGAAACAAATTGCGAATTTGCGCGAACGGGCGACAAGGAAACGACCTCGGGTGTCCTGTGTGCTTGTTGGGCGGCCTAGCGCATCGCACATGTTTCGCACACGTGTAACCCGTTCTGAGTTCCTCGCTTGTATCACGCTGGAGGCCTCAGCTGTTGTTGTCAGTCGCCCGTTCCAATCAGCCTGGAATGAAAAATGTACTGTTGAAAAACAAGTAATGGACAGGTAATGGCAAAACCACTTATTTCAAAGTATTATATAGTCATACTTAGGCATTTTTAAATTTCACGGCGACTGTCAGTTTGGTTGGTGGAGGAAAACCTCACTGCCCGCGATAAACCAAATACCTTTCTCAAGCCACTGATGATCTTatccatgtgtgatgtacacgCTTGCGCGGCATATTGGTTGGTAACAAATGGTAGTAAATGTAAAGGTTTGGTAAGGACCCCACAAGCGTCCACCAGGGCCAAGAACGAGGGTGAAATCTAGACATGCCCTGCTCCAGGCTAGCTGGCACCTCCTCAGCCAGAGGTTAATATCAGATCACCTTTCCATTCGTTGTTTAAGATGAGCTAGGTATCAGGTAAAATATGATTATTGTAGTGAAAACTGGAGACATTTGGTTTCCTTCATGAATTGgtgattgttttggaaatggctCTTGGGATTATCGACTACTTGGCATATAAATGCCACTTAGATTAGCGgctttcagtgcaattatgTGCATCAGGATGTCAGATCACGCAGGGCATAAGTAGAGtttatgaaataataataataaacacattaaGACTGAGTGCAAAACTCGTTTTTGTATCACATCGTTACCTATTTACGGGTTTTTGCAGAGAATTTATTCTATACTCAGAGAATGTGGTAACTGCAACTGATGTGTTAACGTgctacatatttatacatgtatagtgagtTCATCTGAGCAATTAAGCGTACGTAAACACCTTCAGATACACAATGGGAGACAAGCCTACAGAGAACAACACAGAGCTAGTAAACATGCTAATGATAGAATTCAGGGATAGAATCAGTACAGAGGTATAAAAGGTACATGAAAAGGTGCTATAGAATGAGGAGTACGGTTTGaatgaaaaagaagaaagacaaagacatgccaAACAAATTCGGGCATAGTTTCTAtttttaataacccctctattttatacatattttccgtCATTAATCGGAATTATTCGGAAATGACATCGTCAaggaacatactgggaacgcgTGACCGGCCTCGCGCCCCAATTCagcccgcccccccccccccccccaacaaagttgttttcacAGCTCTCACAACAGCGATAAGGTGGTACACTGTACACAGTCTGGGGTTTCTTATCCTATATATAATGACTCGTTTATTCCTCGCTTGAAGTCAATTGTGCTACATCATAATATTAGCCTTCCCAGTTTTGCCTGATGATGGAGGAAGTTCTCTCCAACaatgtgcatacctgtatatactgcattcctgcataaaccatgaTTCAGCAGGTGAACAAAGCACTCTAGAGGCCTtgtctctttgcattgttttaatgtgtttgtgtattaaaaGCCGGTTCGCAATTGCAATGTCGGCCATGAGAGTTTCAGCCATTGCTAAATACTGGCTTGGAATTATTCAGTCGCAAGACAGACGTCCTTGGTAAAACGTGCACACATTGTGTCACTGAATGATAATCAATTATGATATAATCTTAAGTGGGTATCAAAGTTAcacgatttatttgattctcTGGGACCTAGTTATGCCTTGTACGGCCAGTAGGTAGTGTTCATGTCACTTGTAAAGCTACGCGTAAATgatgtatttatacaacattagCAGGGACGACTCTAAACTATGAGTTGAGCAAACTTCTTTTTGGATTCATGTAGTTTCTGTATACAGCCATTCATAAAGAAGTTTAGGCTGGTAATAGccaggatatttatttatttatttatttatttatttatttatttatttatttatttatttatttatttgattggtgttttagggtgtactcaagaatatttcacttatacgacggcggtcggcataatggtgggaggaaaccgggcagaaccatccgcaggttgctggaagaccttcccacttacggccttaGCTAGGATAAAAACTTCTTCTCATAGTTTACACATCGAAACTGGGAGGTGGAACAAAcctaacaaactttctgttgaCGACGAAAGGAATGTTGTTTCAAGGCGAATATCATGAACTACTTTTTTCTCCATTGTATAAAAATCATAGAGAGAAATACATTTCCCAGTATTATACTGTCAATCTAGTTAGaagaaaatttgttttgaacTGCTGACTACAACTACTGTACAATAGTTACGACGCTTGGCACTGTTTCTTGACAAATCATTTAGATTAATGGAGTCTCAAAGTCTTTATTAACTCGCACATAATGCATCATATGTTTCTTGACAGTTGTATTTagatgttaaaaatgttgatGTCTAAAACCAGAGGGATTCATGTAATTGCCGTTAAAGTAACTGCATGTTGCTTCACCTGATTCTGTTTAAGCAATGCTGGTAGATAACGTAAAAGTTTCCACGTTTTAAGCCAGTTACATATGAATGGTTGAAATAATATCATAACTTAGATAGCCTGAAAAGAAGGCGGATTTGGCACTGTGTTCGCGTGTGTTTTACTCCCTTACGctgatgtttttttgtattgtaaagaaataatgatgCTGCTCAAAATGTGTGTACTCGCGTTGTTCATGAACAGTTCTGTGAGGCCTCTTTTTATCGGCGTCTCTGTACCCATGTCTAAGTACAATGCCGCAGTGGTTTCAGAGATTCAGAGTGGGATCAACGGGTTCAGGATATCCTTCGCCGTCTGTTATCACTTATCTGTCAAACAGATTCGCCCCCTGTTATTACTTACCTGTCAAACAGATTCGCCGTCTGTTATTACATATCTGTCAAACAGATTCGCCCCCTGTTATTATTTACCTGTCAAACAGATTCGCCGCCTGTTATTACTTACCTGTCAAACAGATTCGCCGCCTGTTATGACTTATGTGTCAAACAGATTCGCCACCTGTTATGACTTATGTGTCAAACAGATTCGCCACCTGTTATTACTTATCTGTCAAACAGAGTCGCCACCTGTTATTACTTACCTGTCAAACAGATTCACCGCCTGTTATGACTTATCTGTCAAACAGATTCGCCACCTGTTATTACTTATCTGTCAAACAAATTCGCCGCCTGTTATTACTTATCTGTCAAACAGATTCGCCACCTGTTATTACATATCTGTCAAACAGATTCGCCACCTGTTATTACTTATCTGTCAAACAGATTCGCCGCTTGTTATTACTTATCTGTCAAACAGATTCGCCGCCTGTCATAACTTATCTGTCAAACAGATTCGCCGCCTGTTATTACTTACCTGTCAAACAGATTCGCCGCCTGTTATTACTTACCTGTCAAACAGATTCGCCGCTTGTTATGACTTATGTGTCAAACAGATTCGCCACCTGTTTATTACATATCTGTCAAACAGGTTCGCCACCTGTTATTACTTACCTGTCAAACAGATTCGCCGCCTGACATGACTTTCTGTCAATCAGATTCGCCGCCTGTTATTACTTACCTGTCAAACAGATTCGCCGCCTGTTATTACTTACCTGTCAAACAGATTCGCCACCTGTAATGACTTATCTGTCAAACAGATTTGCCGCCTGTTTTtacttacctgtacaggtgttcCATCACGCTGTTGTAAATACTGTCTTAACGATCCTGAAATGAAATCATAAACTATAAATATAACAATCGCTATGGAAATGCTATAATTACTCAAAAGTCTACAGTTGTATTGTCATTATgtattatcatttatatatcACGCTTGGCAAAAGATATATTTGGACGACAGTCAGAATAAACCtctggctgaggtaaattgacaaaaggccgtatttcaccagttgtgTGTGGCaacttgccagctatcacactgtcgtcccagCTCTGGTtatactctttatgctgtatgtCTGCAGTTATATTGTAGCAAGTTATTACATCCTGGTTTATGGGATGGAGTAATATTATATacgtggaagccagcatgacctgaaattaaactcacagcgatcgcattgatgaGACTCCTGAGTTATTATGCTGTGCTGGGAACCTTAGTTAATTTAAACAGCCGCTCTCTTGTACATAGGGTTGAACAATAACAGGTGTGGTGGACCGTGATAGACCATGCAGAACGTGTTCAGTACGTACATCTATGGTAACTTTTTCAGAGGAAATGTGGACAAGCACTCGTGGGCTTTAAAAACGCCAgtatataatgataacaatataATGCGTAGTTTTTCTTTGTCATAGTGTCTAGTCCTAAATAAGGAATAATTTCTTATACTCTAAGTTGTAACCGGGTCACTGTGATTTTCGTCACCTAAAAACCTGACTGCCgaataagtgaataattcttgaacAGAAAGTTTCACGATAGGTCAATCATTCCTCTATAGAATTATGTTCTCGCTCCAGTCTATATCGACCCATAACCTCTCTGACACAAGTTCGAATCCACATCTCACGGGTTCGGCTGCacgtgcatatacatgtatgtaactctCATTTGAGTCGCATAGCCACAAGAGTTACAATGCGAAACTTTCTAATGTGTTGCAATGGTCGAAGAAGCATATTTTTCGCGTCATTTCTTTAAACATAAGCAACGCCTGCACCCACAACTGTCAATGGTAGTTGTAAACTGTTTCCGATCACTAATACCGCGAAGAGAAATCATTATTTTAGGTTTCTGAAAGTTTTCACACTCTTCTTTTACCCCAGACTTTTGTGAACAGTTACTGCCAAAGGCTTCATTTTAGGCAAGGTGCCAGACTGAAATACAACACTTTGGCGCGGAGGCGGAGTAAAATAGCCTTCGACTCATTCGATGTTTCGGTTTGTAACTCTCATGGCTGCGCCAGTCGAATCAGAGTTTCTTGTTTGCAACTAGATTGGCTGTAGCTTTAAGGCATAAGGTATATCTTGCGAACGCTATAGGCTCTTGTATTTTCCCCATTCACAAACCTGTGTGTGTGCGCATGGAAGAAAGATTCTTAAAACGTGAATGTATGCCTTTTTACGTACGGTAGTGTTTATCAAATCCTTCTGTCATACGACGAAGACGAATCattagatatatgtacatatactgtgccctCTTGTTTCAGGGCGGGTCCATGACGCTAAAGGGCTGCCGAAGACActaggcatgacaccccacccaatcacagtatactgacaacgGGACAACCAGCCCcgtttccctgctctaacctACTGGTGCTGAGCcccaagcgagacagcagcaagtaccatttttaaacgAGTCATGTAAGTtccatttttgaaaatgaaaattacattatgagttaaataaattttatataatggGTCACAAATTACATATCCTGTTTATTCCATAATATATTTTGAGCGGATTTAATATTTGACACTTGAAAGATAAGACAACGTCTGTTTGTATTGACAAGAACGTAAATAAGATGCCTGCTGACATCGAATTGCGTGAAACGGTTTGGACAAATTCATACTCTCCCGCTTTACAGTATAGTTCTAGAAAACATTGAGGGATCTGTGGTTTCCGTTGACAGAATACGCGACACAATCCATTAGCAGGGCATATGCGACAAGGGGATCAAATATAGTATTAGAATTGTTTCTCGATGTTGTCAGCACTCCAAACCAGGTATTTATCGGAACACTCGGAATACACTGGGAACACATTCGCTTGGGACTTAGAGACAAAGAAAATACTAAATTGAAATACGTATGACacaaaaaaccattaaaaactgtccaggaaaatagctggatttattctttttacagtttgtttaatgcattggaatattttattctatggtggctttttctgaccacaatggaaccagtgacgtcatataAGCTTTTTGCGACTGaacaatatacatatagatctatgaatgcattttaTGATTTGACCTTAAAACGAagtatttcaggcaaaaagtatatCTATGACGAAACCTATACCTCCTGGGTCAATTcaggccaccgtagaatctgattTTTACTCTTAATTTTACTTGGTTAGAAAAATTCCAATACAGTAAACCCAGCTATTTTTCTggagatttttttaaattgccTTTTCACTGACATATACTTCGTTTTAGAGGGAACTTTGCCTTGAAATGATTAATAAAACAGTGTCTACGATCTTTCTCTATTTTGGTTCCTTCTTGGACTCTTCCCTGTCATCGTACACGGACAAGAGATCACAGTCGTTTCAGGAAGCTGATTAATTTCGTGACATGGAAGTCTGATAAGGAGAAACGTTCTTGTCGTTGACGCATGATCATCGAACTTGTGTTTGTGGAAGCTTGCTTTACAGTGTCAAGCGCATAATTTTATGCACTGGCACAACAATCATTGCCAGTTTTATCTTGTTTTGCAAAGCTGAAATTTATACCAGTGGTTCTGGTGTATTTTTGGCTCGTCAACAGACACTGTCGGTAAAAGTGGCCCGGGGTGCCTATCAATGAAAATTCTGGTGACCAATCAGAACTTTGTATTATTCTCATAGTGTACGGGGATGATATCGAAATTTTGCATAACTGTTGATATTTCACTGACACTGACAAATTGTggaatttatttcaatttttaattatttttttcactgagaTTTAACGTCATATAGAATATTCAACCCAGTGAAGGAAGTCAGGTTTGTAGGTGTGGAGATATTGCATTTGCTATAAGTATAACCTCTAAATCGTTAGGTGGTAATatccactgtttttttttttttttttttcatttttattttattttattttctaattttttggtAGTAATTCTTGAAGGGGAtttaaatcaaatcaacacTTTGAAAACGTTGTGTCttgcattatttatttctttatttaatagATGATATTGTAATTGTTAGGATTAGAATTATTGTGTGTTTATAGCAAAGACGGGCAGTCAAACATTAACTCAGCAATGTTTTAGGGAAGGAGAAAGATTTGAAGCAGTGCCCCTTAACTTTAGAGCATATTTCGTCACGTGACCTGTCTGccatgtttgattgtttgaatGTGTTCATATTTGATATGCATGATCTCCAATCTAAGGCCAAAAATtataatgcttttttttatatttccttgATAGATGTAAATATGTCCGAAACGTATTTTTGTATGCTCTTTTCTTGCAACCAGTGCATACAAAGTTACATCAAAACTATCCTGTCTGAAGTATTTGGTTATGCTGATTCCAAATTTGCAATTAAACCTGAACGGAAACTAGTGGTTTTCACCAGAAATGGAAAAAATCCAATGAAACTCAAACTGATAATGGATTTTTCGATATTCAGCAAATGAAAGGTTgatttatatgtaaaataccAGCCCAAGACTATTGGTAACCTTCGCGTATCTGTAAAATACatagtttttcattttatttttggataTTCATCATTTTGAAGACATCAAATTTTGCACCTTATCGTGTAAACCTGAGAGACCTGTTCCAAATTGTTGTTCGTGAACTGGCTTTGCCAGCTTGGACTCGGCTTCGCTGCTAGACCTGTCTGTACTTGTGTTCACAATGACGGTCTATTCAGGACATGGCGCAGTTCATCATTGACATATTTCTTTGCACCTAATACCCATTTTCCACAAGCCGACGGCCACTGTTAAATTCTACTCACATGTTTTCTAGTCTACCCTGGAGCAAACTTATATGAACCTCTAACGGTCTATTCAGGACATAGCGCAGTTCATCATTGACatttttctttgcacctaataCCCATTTCCCAAAAGCCGACGCCCACAGTTATATTCTACTTATTTTTTCCAGTCTGTCCTGGCCCCAGCTGCTTTTAATCCTGAGGATCTGTTAAGGTCAAGACTCATCATTGACACTTTTCCTTGCACAAAATGCCCTTTTTCCACAAGCGGACGCCCACAATTCTATAGCATAATGCTCGACATGCATGCCTGTACATTGTGTGATATTCTCATCACAGTAAGATAGTAACCCCGCCTTTTACTTTCTTTAGGTGTACCTCCGTGTCATTTGAGGGGGGATACAACTCACTTTTCTCGTGGAAAGCAATAAAAATTCTGTTGAAACATATCGTTTTTTATGATCGTCTGTTTATTTGATGGTTGCTtgttcatgctgtactcaagaattgtcgGTGCAACTCCAACATTTACCAAAATGTGTCTTATCATTCATTTCTCCAAACTGATAACGCCACAACTGGGTTTAATTAACTGGAGCTGTTATCTCCCACTTATCATTTTGGGCACGATCCATTTGGAGCTTTCAATTTGCTTTTAGTATAATTCTGCGATGTCGTCTTCAAGGATTGTCGACCTTCTTAATTCATGTTATTTCAAAGTTAAATTGACGCCATTTTCAATAGAGATGCTAGCTTTGGAGTGGTTTATGATGCTATGTGCTTTGTAACGGCACTGCACGTTTAATTGTGTGTATATCAATCGAATTTCAAAGCCAATATCACGGTATCCAAAGGTCAAATACTGATTTCACGTacataaacaaaaacttttgtGTAGGGCTTACAGTAATATGCTGTGTAAAGGTCATAGCACTTGTtactgaataattatgacgtcaaccgAGGCAATGAAATCTTCGCGTGGAAACAAAGTTTGTGAGTTATGatttagaaaaagtattctaactacattttccttgcaatattGTGGACGTCCAACACATCAATGTGCAGAACTTGTCGAGTTACGTGTGCACTGACTGTATGTAACGAAGTGGTCATGAGTGATTTTAAAGAGAGCTGACCATAGgcgacaagttaaaagaaacgGACTACATAGACTCTGTCTGAATTCTAACCGGTCTATGAAGAACACAATTCATGTAAGACTGAGGGCTTACATATACCCACTACCTGTCAAATATCGGCCTCAGTGGCCATTCATCTCAAAACAGGGCTTTAACTGTTCATATTTTAGGCCTGTTCCTGACATATAGATCTCAGCtaatacaaaaacattaacTGAATCTGGAAATCATCTATATGAAGAAATTAGACTGAATTCAGGCAAaaacggaatcatgcaaagataaGCAGTTTTCAAAGATAACGGAAAGGCGCAAGGAATGATttaggcgaatgaattaaatcagtatgcAAATCGTCAATTAGGCTATAGTTCATAAGCTGACCATCGTTAATCCAAATGCGTATCTCAGTAGCTCTTTGAATGCAACAATCTATGCAACGTGGCGATTTATTTCAACACGAGGAATACACGATATAAGCGAACTTAGACATGATTATAAAGGAGAGTGCCAGAAATTCTGGGAACTGTGACATCCCGCATTAATCGGCCGCGTAGTTCACTCAGGCCCCCtgacaagtaaaatattttacccACCGATAAAGTATTAAACAGGCCGACGGGCCAAACAACCAACCGATAGACTCTTAAACCCACCGACCGACAGATTGACTAACAGACTATTAAACAGACCTACCGACGAACTAATTGTCGCAGGTAAATACTTACCAAAGTTGACAGATAGGTAGACCAGCAAACACAGCCCGAAAACTATCGTGCCGACTTTTCGACCCCTGGTGAGATGGGGTCCCACACGCGGACACACCCTGATCATCTTTGCTTCCGTTACATAAACAACTCATCAATGTTAACGAGCTGTTCACTGTgcaagaggaaaaaaaaaacaatttcggAAAACCTTCCGCGAACGTGAGGTGTAGGTTGTTGTGCCCGAAACTATACAGCTTTGGAATAAAAGGCGTGGGGCCTCGCCCTTCACGGCTTGAATCATGTTAATTCGTAACTCCATCGACCTCCTTCACATTCGCTCCACCGCTCTTCCACAACCACACCCTGTCGTCTCAAATATTACTGTATAAagcacaaaaaatacacatgcctGTCTGTATTCTAAACTGAATATGAAGAATAAAGGCTTTGTACGACTGAAGGCTCGCTTATACCCAGCGTCAGTCGGCGGGCTTTCTTCTCAGTGCAAAACAGAGCTTTACCGTTTCATATTTTAGCACTATGCCCCACATAGAGATCTTGGTTCTGCTCCAGCGAATTAAGATGTCATTGTAAgaaatttcaagaatttttttttaaattttattttgacatttttaaccGCTTTCTGTCAGTTTGTGGATTTACCTCAAACCCCGTTTTTTCCCCGGGGCTCtaaccggtttcctcctaccatcaAGCTGCTCGTCATCatatatatgtcaaatattcttgagtacggtgaaaaataccaatgaaataaataaatcaaaatccgTTGGCTCTTGGTTGTGTCCTTTGGCATTCGTTACTGACGCAACATGTAGACACCTGCCGTCTTTGGTTCGTGGTAACAGTGCAAACAGCGTAAATATGTGCCGAAAAGACGGAATTTTTCAAGTTTATACCCACGAATATTATCCATCACACACAAGGTCCAGTGTACAGGAATGTCCTAAGTTTTAAGGTATTTTTTGTCATGTAAGGCGAGTTAGGCCGTGCAAAAATCTATAGGTGTCACGGCTATGTGCTCCACTTTACAAGGCGGAGAAACACGATTCATATCACGTTCTGCAGGTGACTTCGGTTACATTCGGCTCAAGAGCAAAGCGCACTTGAAAATGCCTTGTACGTCACCAAAAAAACTCATTGGTACAGTTTTTATATTTCTCGCTTGAATATATGTACTAAAGTGTCCATTGTCAGTGAATTTTTCATTCATGGCATTTTCACTGAAGCAACActttaatacaaaaaatatttattgaatctaggcgtcaaaacagacgtACAGTTAAACCATAAAGGATGATGGACGTTCAGCgtgaataatcgcaagatcaatttgcgaaacaacgttcaacacaaaccatcaaacaaCTAGAAAAGTATATGAAGAAATTAGGATGGATTCGTACAAAGTGAAGCAGTTAACGGTCTGCAAAGGTGGCGGAAAGTTGCAAGGAAGGCTCTGAGCATcttaaatcaaaatatacatCGCAGTTGCATGCACTTCGAATGCgaactgtccatatatccaacgtggcgatctactTCAAGACGCTGAATACAAGGCTCCTAGCCCCGGGATAAGCGGAATTAGACTCAGTTATAAAGCAGAATGTCAGAGATTCTGGAGACTGCGATATCCCACAAGAAGTCGACCGCGTAGGCCACATCACAAGCGAAATATATTACGGACCGACCGATGGAACGATAGTCTATTAAACAGAACGGCTGACTGGCAGACCGACCGATAGGCCATTAAACAGACGAAGCGACCGATAGACTACACAGCAAAAAACTGctaggcatatacatgttaaaataaaaacggctATTTGACCACTCTAGTAGACATGTCAACATTTTTCTATAAAATaccaatgttttggagaaaacgttgaaatgatttactgaaaacgtcaatgttataaaaatgatgtcaaccTATGtttcaagatacatgtaactccgTTCTGGATGAGAGGTCTGTGTTCAAATGAAAACTGCAaactgtgtgtgtttttttggaTACATGCCATGcgtcgttaatatttgcagtgtattAAACCGAACGACAGACTGATAAGCCATTAAATTACAGATTGACCGACCACTAGATATActattacactgaaaaaaataatctgttaaatttaacagaaagtctgttgtctgagtgatggtagaatgtatttttctattgcgcagcagattattctgtgaaatatttCACGCATAtgctattaattcaacataaatattccaTTAGACTAACAAGATATTGTGTTTAATGCGACAGAATATTGCGTTATAATAagggaatacattctagcatcactcagacatttAAGAGACTTTcagctaaaattaacagattattttttgaccGATCGATAGACTATTAAACCGACCGACCGATCGACCGATAGGCCAATAAGCTATTAAACAGACAGTCCGATAAGTCGATAGACTATTAAACACACAGACAGAGCGGCTTAATGTCGCAGTTAGAAACTTACCAATGTTGATAGCTAGGCAGACCAGCAAACACAGCCCGAAAACTATCGTGACTTTTCGACCCAAGGTGAGGTGAGGTCCCATGCGCGGACACCCCCGAACCATCTTTGCTTCTATTACATTAACAGCTCGTCAACAGACTTAAACGTGACGTTAAACAGCGTTTGGGATAAGATGCTTTCCTGTGAAGTTTTTGACACTCTTCACACGAGAATAGGCCTACATCGTGACCACCGATTATAAAACACATTCGTACCTATGTAGGACTGACTTGACTAATGTGCCAGAATCACTGTGTTGGAATCGACACTTGGCAAGAATCTGTGTGACAATAATCTGGCTGATGTGTTCGACCATTCAGCACAAAATTCGTACCCCGTCATGCACCAATTCCTAAGCCGCAAAATTTTATAAGGGCACAGGGGTAACTTCACCTTCTTCACACTACACCAGACAGGAACAAAACTCTCTTTACAGTGTTATAAGAGTGgtatacagagtataggttctggcgcac belongs to Liolophura sinensis isolate JHLJ2023 chromosome 9, CUHK_Ljap_v2, whole genome shotgun sequence and includes:
- the LOC135475796 gene encoding carbohydrate sulfotransferase 11-like: MVRGCPRMGPHLTLGRKVTIVFGLCLLVCLAINIGSLRQYLQQRDGTPVQADWNGRLTTTAEASSVIQARNSERVTRVRNMCDALGRPTSTQDTRGRFLVARSRKFAICFVPKVGCTFWKRLFLALQKNKTNIFEFTKNQAHKENVVDSVLKIPRFDAAYKFLSEATRVMFARDPYSRLYSAYVDKFYLGDFWYSNGRKIMGLVRRNATRHSRLCGHDLTFEEFLRYALKVSSSPVVKGGDEHWYPISKLCHPCTFDYHIIGKQETFSDDRDYVMDTVGISGLVNLTTTKEMVARDGMNQTIDMSWSKVAKCMSRKDFCRRMWTSYINQGYIHTSQGFPEQRINENTTREGFLKMAMEAYHQNPPTAEQRKEQRQQAMINAYKTVSPKIMKQIQLVYDLDFQLFNYHIRPVMLFPR